In uncultured Ilyobacter sp., a genomic segment contains:
- a CDS encoding bifunctional oligoribonuclease/PAP phosphatase NrnA, which translates to MSNYAEIIDKIKNSERILLTSHINPDGDALGSGLALFLALNKYNKIQSESDDNYMDKVVRFVLEDNVPGNLKFLKGTEMIENVKNVNSKYKFDLVICLDSANKERIGSVERLIGDDSFVINIDHHTSNTRYGDINCIENISSTSEIIYKFIKEMGIEIDTIMGEAVYTGVVNDTGNFAHSNVTKDTFLLASDLLEKGVDNSKIVREFYNSKSMSTLRLMGKALEDMVYVPEKKLVHLFVSLDTLKELDAKKEDSEGLVELINSYEGSEVSLFLREEEKGKIKGSMRSKHDKDVNAIAKIFGGGGHIKAAGFTSSLSEKEIIEKVTAML; encoded by the coding sequence ATGAGTAATTACGCCGAAATAATAGACAAAATAAAAAATTCCGAAAGAATTCTTCTGACATCTCATATAAACCCAGACGGAGATGCCTTAGGATCTGGACTAGCACTATTTCTTGCCTTGAATAAATACAATAAAATTCAAAGTGAGTCAGACGATAACTATATGGACAAAGTAGTTAGGTTTGTATTAGAAGACAATGTTCCTGGAAATCTCAAGTTTCTTAAGGGAACTGAAATGATTGAAAATGTAAAAAATGTAAATAGTAAATATAAATTTGATCTCGTTATCTGTCTTGATTCTGCTAACAAAGAGAGAATAGGAAGTGTAGAAAGACTTATAGGAGATGACAGTTTTGTAATAAATATAGATCATCATACAAGCAATACCAGGTATGGAGATATAAACTGCATAGAAAACATATCTTCGACATCTGAGATAATATATAAATTTATAAAAGAGATGGGAATAGAGATAGATACAATTATGGGAGAAGCTGTTTATACAGGTGTTGTAAATGACACTGGAAATTTCGCCCATTCAAATGTTACAAAAGATACCTTTCTTTTAGCCAGCGACCTTTTAGAAAAGGGCGTTGATAACTCTAAAATTGTAAGAGAGTTTTATAACAGCAAGAGCATGTCTACACTTAGGTTAATGGGAAAGGCCTTAGAAGACATGGTGTATGTACCTGAAAAAAAACTTGTTCATCTCTTTGTATCTCTTGATACCCTCAAAGAACTAGATGCTAAAAAAGAGGATTCAGAGGGGCTAGTGGAATTAATAAATTCTTACGAAGGTTCTGAAGTATCTTTGTTTTTGAGGGAAGAGGAAAAAGGAAAGATCAAGGGAAGTATGAGGAGTAAACATGACAAAGATGTAAATGCCATTGCCAAAATATTTGGTGGCGGAGGACATATAAAAGCGGCAGGCTTTACCAGTAGTTTATCAGAAAAGGAGATAATAGAAAAAGTAACGGCTATGCTCTAA
- a CDS encoding CsgG/HfaB family protein, with translation MKKMFVFFLILLTITGCSKTTSTVKKDDKIQKLREYDEAKSQAGPKRKIVIGKVKNETRFGNKRLGDIAKDVLIAEFSKTNKFIVLEREDLDAVMEETEFSNALGQGIIAGQQQFLDAEYVIVGSITKYAVNTTGSSKIISKSKEQRAEVAIDIKVIDVRTGKVWSELGEGYSTVKYGTTFGVGTSGGYDESLEQEAFRAATINSMENIIERIDKTPWSAKVAKVYSNKIIINSGKLSNLKIGTKLDVFKQGEKIEFEGEFLGYIEEKKGTAKIIDYMGEDAAIGVFDGEKIDLPAVVKIRR, from the coding sequence ATGAAAAAGATGTTTGTGTTTTTTCTAATATTACTTACAATAACAGGTTGCAGTAAAACTACAAGTACTGTAAAAAAAGATGATAAAATTCAAAAGCTGAGAGAATATGATGAGGCCAAGTCCCAAGCTGGGCCTAAAAGAAAAATCGTCATAGGAAAAGTAAAAAATGAAACAAGATTTGGGAACAAAAGACTTGGGGATATAGCAAAGGATGTATTAATAGCTGAATTTTCAAAGACCAATAAGTTTATTGTTTTAGAAAGAGAAGACCTTGATGCTGTAATGGAGGAAACTGAGTTTTCCAATGCACTTGGACAGGGTATTATTGCTGGTCAGCAACAGTTCTTAGACGCCGAATATGTAATCGTAGGTTCGATCACTAAATATGCAGTAAATACAACAGGTTCAAGTAAAATCATTTCAAAATCTAAGGAACAAAGAGCAGAAGTTGCAATTGATATCAAGGTAATTGATGTTAGAACTGGTAAAGTATGGAGTGAGCTTGGAGAAGGTTATTCTACTGTGAAATATGGGACAACCTTTGGCGTAGGAACTTCTGGAGGATATGATGAGAGTTTAGAACAGGAGGCTTTCAGAGCTGCTACCATTAATTCTATGGAAAATATTATAGAGAGAATTGATAAGACGCCTTGGAGTGCAAAAGTGGCAAAAGTATACTCTAATAAAATAATAATTAACTCAGGAAAACTTAGTAATCTAAAGATAGGGACTAAATTAGATGTCTTTAAGCAGGGTGAAAAAATCGAGTTTGAAGGAGAATTTTTAGGCTATATAGAGGAAAAAAAAGGAACTGCCAAGATAATAGATTACATGGGTGAAGATGCAGCCATTGGAGTTTTTGACGGTGAAAAAATAGACCTTCCGGCAGTAGTAAAAATAAGAAGATAG
- a CDS encoding GNA1162 family protein, with the protein MRRGVIITILLLIFLTGCSSRRMVRQSETNVPPAKLAILPIDNLTNDVLGAQVLREVVYAAFMENPKGYEVQTLQETDELLLNEGITDGGQLSIIHPIELSEILGTDGLLYIKLEELSLITLPFYHVRKIDMTYRMYNFGKLYSEEPLVVANRFLDINGILKTIDDPSNGLAYAGRGIAIHQGLRFLTAGLAKHELRPEMGMISLKLLRTLPIGLADSKEYREKVEKEILKLREKFMNNENFIPENLENEYIEKKIIEDGIQLIN; encoded by the coding sequence ATGAGAAGAGGAGTAATAATAACTATCCTTCTCCTGATTTTTTTAACAGGTTGCAGCAGTAGAAGAATGGTGCGTCAGAGTGAGACAAATGTACCACCTGCAAAACTTGCCATCCTCCCTATAGACAATTTGACAAATGATGTATTAGGAGCACAGGTTCTAAGGGAGGTCGTATATGCCGCTTTTATGGAAAATCCCAAAGGATACGAGGTTCAGACATTGCAAGAGACAGATGAACTTTTGCTCAATGAGGGGATAACTGACGGTGGACAGCTTTCTATTATTCACCCTATCGAACTCTCTGAAATTTTGGGAACAGATGGACTTCTTTATATAAAGCTCGAAGAACTATCTCTTATAACCTTGCCTTTTTATCATGTGCGAAAAATAGATATGACTTACAGGATGTATAATTTTGGGAAACTCTATAGTGAAGAACCCCTTGTTGTGGCCAATAGATTTTTAGATATAAACGGTATTTTAAAAACAATAGATGATCCTTCTAATGGTTTGGCCTATGCTGGTAGGGGTATAGCTATACATCAAGGCCTTAGATTTCTTACAGCAGGCCTTGCAAAACACGAGTTAAGACCTGAGATGGGGATGATCTCGTTAAAACTTTTGAGAACTCTCCCTATAGGTTTGGCAGACAGCAAAGAGTACAGAGAAAAGGTTGAAAAGGAAATACTGAAACTCAGGGAGAAATTTATGAATAATGAAAATTTTATTCCTGAAAATCTGGAAAATGAATATATTGAGAAAAAAATCATAGAAGATGGAATTCAATTGATAAATTAA